In the Pseudolabrys taiwanensis genome, one interval contains:
- a CDS encoding alpha-2-macroglobulin codes for MRMLVRAGIAAALLALASISAFAQEKAFTREDLDAAGLKLEEQIKTDAGAVTKSVAQLRKDADAAFQKNDFRTGMVVLGQLIAAAPNDAQSWLRLARTVRQIRPRDDKEKALLQDRASTAAYIAYQRASDTPTQADSLALLGRSLADRQQWRPALDSMRLALELRESAELRGVYERLRVEHGFRMLDYSVDSDAVSPRVCFQFSEELPGKRTDFSPYVAVAGQDKPAVSATDRQLCVEGLKHGERYEVTLRAGLPSTVKETLAKTATFTIFVRDRKPFVRFSGRAYVLPKTGQRGIPVLSVNTATVVLSVYRIGDRNLIETMLGYDFQRNLSRYQAENIASERGAKVWSGELTVTPQLNAEVTTAFPVEEALKSIGPGVYAMTASPKEQVTEDYDQLATQWFIVSDLGLTAYTTHDGVDVFIHSLASAQPKPQTEVRLVARNNEVLATKQTDKDGFVHFEAGLARGEGGQSPAAIVVSDKSDYAFLNLKGAAFDLSDRGVAGRPIPVGLDAFVYTERGVYRTGETVEITALLRDARGAAALDVPMTLVVERPDGVSYRRQVVQDQGLGGRSLSVPIVTSAMTGTWRVRAYTDPKRPAVGETTFMVEDYVPDRIEFDLTTDAKVVPRDAPVELNVDGRFLYGAPASSLDLSGSVTISTARDRAGFAGYVFGLADDDATPLRQELTDTPQTDASGKAKLAFTPEKLPDSMRPLQAQITVAMAESGGRAVERQLTLPIAANAPMIGIKPAFSGRSLDDGANADFDVVWVAPDGKTQAKSGLRYELLRIETSYQWYKQGNQWEFEPIKRTARVANGTVDAAADKPGRISAPVKWGRYRLEVSDASGVITSYAFDAGFYAESSADTPDLLELALDKPTYAAAETMNIAVTARTAGRLTLNVFTDRLVATQSLDVQPGMAKMQMIVGRDWGTGAYMVATLRRPLDAPAQRMPGRAIGVQWFGIDKATHTLGVALNMPPAMRPNATLTVPVRISGLNPNEEARVVLAAVDVGILNLTNYKPPAPDEYYLGQRRLTAEIRDLYGQLIDGMQGARGAIRSGGDMGGELTGAPPTQAPLALYSGIITVGPDGTANVTFDIPAFAGTVRVMAVAWSKEKVGKASGDVIVRDPVVLTTTLPRFLRTGDRGAIQLELDNVEGAAGDYSIAVTTDGAAKVDGAVPQKLTLAQKARGKVSVPVSASGAGATTVTVNVTGPNNFALARAYALDVRAATQILTRRTIRPLAKGETLTLNKDMFADLVPGTGRVALSVAVSTSLDAATLLNALDRYPYGCSEQIASRAIAMLYVNELAAQARLAPDGEIDTRIRDAIPRLLARQGSNGSFGLWSVGGDDPWLDAYVTDFLTRAKEKGFEVPQTAFTLAIDRLRNYAASAPEPAKDGGRELAYALYVLARNGAAPIGDLRYLADVKIGDLATPIAKAQLAAALSMIGDKERADRAYLAALTALPAQPKIDVSRADFGSALRDAAALVTLASEGRAPQATIDQAVLRVDAARKLFNNTSTQEDAWLVLAARALAKQLSTVSLTANGETQKGAFYRTLKEDQLAAPFAVTNSGEGTVQAVVSVSGAPTTPEPAAERGFKIERKFFTLDGEPADASKAKQNDRFVVVLTSTEPQPQFGRVIVADYVPAGFEIDNPRLVSSGNTGVLTWIADAAEPVSSEFRDDRFTAAFDRTSESPPVFTVAYVVRAVSPGRYVLPQAKVEDMYRPDRFGRTGTGTVEIAAGR; via the coding sequence ATGCGCATGCTCGTTCGCGCCGGTATTGCCGCCGCGCTGCTCGCTCTCGCTTCGATCTCCGCGTTTGCCCAAGAGAAGGCCTTCACGCGCGAGGATCTCGACGCCGCCGGCCTCAAGCTCGAGGAGCAAATCAAAACCGACGCCGGGGCGGTGACCAAGTCGGTCGCGCAACTGCGCAAGGACGCCGACGCCGCCTTTCAGAAGAACGACTTCCGCACCGGCATGGTGGTGCTTGGCCAATTGATCGCGGCCGCTCCGAACGATGCGCAGAGCTGGTTGCGATTGGCGCGCACCGTGCGCCAGATCCGGCCGCGCGACGACAAGGAAAAGGCGCTGCTCCAGGACCGCGCCAGCACTGCCGCTTACATCGCCTATCAGCGTGCAAGCGACACGCCGACGCAGGCCGACAGCCTGGCGTTGCTCGGCCGCAGCCTCGCCGATCGTCAGCAATGGCGCCCGGCGCTCGATTCGATGCGGCTGGCGCTCGAATTGCGCGAGAGCGCCGAGCTGCGCGGCGTCTACGAGCGGCTGCGCGTCGAGCACGGATTCCGCATGCTGGACTACAGCGTCGACTCGGATGCCGTGTCGCCGCGCGTCTGTTTCCAGTTCTCGGAAGAACTGCCCGGCAAGCGCACCGACTTCTCGCCTTACGTGGCCGTCGCCGGCCAGGACAAGCCGGCCGTCTCGGCCACCGACAGGCAGCTTTGCGTCGAAGGCCTCAAGCACGGCGAGCGCTACGAAGTGACGTTGCGCGCCGGGCTGCCGTCGACCGTCAAGGAGACTTTGGCCAAGACCGCGACCTTCACGATCTTTGTGCGCGACCGTAAGCCTTTCGTGCGTTTCTCCGGTCGCGCTTATGTCCTGCCGAAGACGGGCCAGCGCGGCATTCCGGTGCTGAGCGTCAACACCGCGACGGTCGTTCTCTCGGTCTACCGCATCGGCGACCGCAATCTGATCGAGACCATGCTGGGCTACGACTTCCAGCGCAATTTGAGCCGCTATCAGGCCGAGAACATCGCCAGCGAACGCGGCGCCAAGGTTTGGAGCGGCGAGCTTACCGTGACGCCGCAGCTCAACGCCGAGGTGACGACGGCTTTTCCGGTCGAGGAGGCGCTCAAGTCGATCGGCCCCGGCGTCTACGCCATGACCGCGTCACCCAAGGAACAGGTCACCGAAGACTACGACCAACTTGCGACGCAGTGGTTCATCGTCTCGGACCTCGGGCTCACGGCCTATACGACGCATGACGGCGTCGATGTCTTCATCCATTCGCTGGCGAGCGCGCAGCCCAAGCCGCAGACCGAGGTGCGTTTGGTCGCGCGCAACAATGAGGTGCTGGCGACCAAGCAGACCGACAAGGACGGCTTCGTCCATTTCGAAGCGGGGCTGGCGCGCGGCGAGGGCGGCCAGTCGCCGGCGGCGATCGTGGTGAGCGATAAGAGCGACTACGCGTTCCTCAATTTGAAGGGCGCCGCCTTCGACCTGTCGGATCGCGGCGTGGCCGGCCGGCCGATCCCGGTCGGCCTCGATGCGTTCGTCTACACCGAGCGTGGCGTCTACCGCACCGGCGAGACAGTGGAGATCACGGCGTTGCTGCGCGACGCGCGCGGCGCGGCCGCGCTCGATGTGCCGATGACTTTGGTCGTCGAGCGGCCGGACGGCGTCAGCTACCGGCGGCAGGTGGTGCAGGACCAGGGGCTCGGTGGCCGCTCGTTGAGCGTGCCGATCGTTACCTCGGCGATGACCGGCACGTGGCGCGTGCGCGCCTATACGGACCCGAAGCGGCCGGCGGTCGGTGAGACCACCTTCATGGTCGAGGACTACGTGCCCGACCGTATCGAGTTCGACCTGACGACGGATGCCAAGGTGGTGCCGCGCGACGCGCCGGTCGAACTCAATGTCGACGGCCGCTTCCTCTATGGCGCGCCGGCCTCCAGCCTCGATTTGTCGGGTAGCGTCACGATCTCGACGGCGCGCGACCGGGCCGGCTTCGCAGGTTATGTGTTCGGTCTCGCCGACGATGACGCGACGCCGCTGCGGCAGGAATTGACCGATACGCCGCAGACCGATGCGAGCGGCAAGGCCAAGCTCGCGTTCACGCCCGAGAAGCTCCCGGACAGCATGCGCCCGCTGCAGGCGCAGATCACCGTCGCGATGGCGGAGTCGGGCGGCCGCGCGGTCGAGCGTCAGCTGACGCTGCCGATCGCCGCCAATGCGCCGATGATCGGCATCAAGCCGGCATTCTCCGGCCGCTCGCTCGACGACGGCGCCAATGCCGATTTCGACGTCGTCTGGGTCGCACCCGACGGCAAGACGCAGGCCAAGAGTGGACTGCGTTACGAACTGCTGCGCATCGAGACTTCGTACCAGTGGTACAAGCAGGGCAATCAATGGGAGTTCGAGCCGATCAAGCGCACCGCGCGCGTGGCGAACGGCACCGTTGACGCGGCCGCCGACAAACCCGGCCGCATTTCCGCGCCGGTGAAGTGGGGCCGCTACCGGCTGGAAGTGTCGGACGCGTCCGGCGTCATCACCTCCTACGCCTTCGATGCCGGCTTCTATGCCGAGTCCAGCGCTGACACGCCCGATCTGCTCGAGCTGGCGCTCGACAAGCCGACTTACGCCGCCGCCGAAACGATGAACATCGCCGTCACGGCGCGCACTGCCGGCCGCCTGACGCTGAACGTGTTCACCGATCGTCTGGTCGCGACGCAGTCGCTCGACGTGCAGCCCGGCATGGCCAAGATGCAGATGATCGTCGGCCGCGATTGGGGCACCGGCGCCTACATGGTCGCGACGTTGCGCCGGCCGCTCGATGCGCCGGCGCAGCGCATGCCCGGCCGCGCCATCGGCGTGCAGTGGTTCGGCATCGACAAGGCGACGCACACGCTCGGCGTCGCGCTCAATATGCCGCCGGCGATGCGGCCGAATGCAACGCTCACGGTGCCGGTCCGCATCAGCGGCCTCAACCCGAACGAAGAGGCGCGGGTGGTGCTCGCCGCGGTCGACGTCGGCATCCTCAACCTCACCAACTACAAGCCGCCGGCGCCGGACGAGTATTATCTTGGCCAGCGCCGCCTGACCGCCGAGATCCGCGACCTCTACGGGCAACTGATCGACGGCATGCAAGGCGCGCGCGGCGCCATCCGCTCCGGCGGCGACATGGGCGGCGAGCTCACCGGCGCGCCGCCGACGCAAGCGCCGCTCGCGCTCTACTCCGGCATTATCACTGTCGGTCCCGACGGCACGGCCAATGTGACCTTCGACATCCCGGCATTCGCCGGCACGGTCCGCGTGATGGCGGTGGCGTGGTCGAAGGAGAAGGTCGGCAAAGCATCGGGTGACGTGATCGTGCGCGATCCCGTCGTGCTGACCACGACCTTGCCGCGCTTCCTGCGCACTGGCGATCGCGGCGCGATCCAGCTCGAGTTGGATAACGTCGAAGGTGCCGCGGGCGACTACAGCATCGCGGTGACCACGGACGGGGCCGCGAAGGTCGACGGTGCCGTGCCGCAGAAGTTGACCTTGGCGCAGAAGGCGCGCGGCAAGGTGTCCGTGCCGGTATCGGCGTCGGGCGCCGGCGCCACCACGGTAACGGTCAACGTCACCGGCCCGAACAACTTCGCGCTCGCGCGCGCTTATGCGCTCGACGTGCGCGCGGCGACGCAAATCCTCACCCGCCGCACCATACGGCCGCTGGCCAAGGGTGAGACGCTGACGCTCAACAAAGACATGTTCGCCGACCTGGTGCCGGGAACGGGCAGGGTGGCGCTGTCGGTCGCGGTCTCGACCTCGCTCGATGCGGCGACGTTGCTGAACGCGCTCGACCGCTACCCCTATGGCTGCTCCGAGCAGATCGCGAGCCGCGCCATAGCGATGCTCTACGTCAATGAACTCGCCGCGCAGGCGCGCCTCGCGCCCGATGGCGAGATCGACACCCGCATCCGCGACGCCATTCCGCGGTTGCTGGCACGGCAGGGATCTAACGGCTCGTTCGGCCTGTGGTCCGTCGGCGGCGACGATCCCTGGCTCGACGCCTATGTCACCGATTTCCTGACGCGGGCGAAGGAGAAGGGCTTCGAGGTGCCGCAGACGGCCTTCACCTTGGCCATCGATCGGCTGCGTAATTACGCGGCCAGCGCGCCTGAACCGGCCAAGGACGGCGGCCGGGAGCTGGCCTATGCGCTGTATGTGCTGGCCCGCAACGGCGCGGCGCCGATCGGCGACTTGCGCTATCTCGCCGACGTCAAGATCGGCGATCTGGCGACGCCGATCGCCAAAGCGCAACTCGCCGCGGCGCTGTCGATGATCGGCGACAAGGAGCGCGCCGACCGCGCGTATCTCGCGGCGCTCACGGCGCTGCCGGCACAGCCGAAGATCGATGTGAGCCGCGCCGATTTCGGCTCGGCGCTGCGCGATGCCGCGGCGCTGGTGACGCTCGCCTCGGAAGGGCGGGCGCCGCAGGCCACGATCGATCAGGCGGTGCTGCGCGTCGATGCCGCGCGCAAACTGTTCAACAACACCTCGACGCAGGAGGACGCCTGGCTGGTGCTGGCCGCCCGCGCCTTGGCCAAGCAGCTCAGCACCGTCTCGCTGACCGCGAATGGCGAGACGCAGAAGGGCGCGTTCTACCGCACGCTCAAGGAAGACCAACTCGCGGCGCCCTTCGCTGTCACCAACAGCGGCGAGGGGACTGTGCAGGCGGTCGTCTCCGTGAGCGGCGCGCCGACGACGCCGGAGCCTGCGGCCGAGCGGGGCTTCAAGATCGAGCGCAAGTTCTTCACGCTCGACGGCGAACCGGCCGATGCCAGCAAGGCGAAGCAGAACGACCGCTTCGTCGTGGTGCTGACCTCGACCGAGCCGCAGCCGCAGTTTGGCCGTGTCATCGTCGCTGACTACGTGCCGGCCGGGTTCGAGATCGACAATCCGCGGCTGGTCTCGTCGGGCAACACCGGCGTGCTGACCTGGATCGCCGACGCCGCCGAACCGGTCAGCAGCGAGTTCCGCGATGATCGCTTCACGGCGGCATTCGACCGCACGTCGGAATCGCCGCCGGTGTTCACGGTGGCCTATGTGGTGCGGGCGGTGTCGCCCGGCCGCTACGTGCTGCCGCAGGCTAAGGTCGAGGACATGTACCGGCCCGACCGCTTCGGCCGCACCGGAACCGGAACCGTGGAGATCGCGGCGGGCCGATGA